The nucleotide sequence ACATCGGCTAGATTTATCTTGttcgacttcttctttgtcttAATAGCTAGTATACCCGATGACAAGCCCGCCACGAAATGCTTGTTTCCCTGAGCATCACCAGGAGAAACAGCGCAGCTTAGCACCGCGTTGCTGAACTTCCAGCCAAACTTGAACTCGAAGTTCTCTAGCGGAGAGAAAATCTTGACATGCCCGTCAAGCGACGATGCCACAAGCACAGAGCTCATTGGAGACTCGGTGTCCATATTCGTATAGTTCAAGCACGTCACCGTCTTGGCGAAATTCTGTCTTTCGCAAATAATCCGATCACTAGTCAAGTCCCAGACCTTAAACCCATTACCACCACATGACGCCAGTTGTGTAGGAGAAATGGCTGTAATGTCCTCCACGGGAAGTCCGTGATCAAGCGTTGTCGTTGGTTTATCCGATTTACTTCTAACGTCATATAGTCTCACAACCCCATCGTAAGACCCAGTCACCACCATATGCGGAGCATTGGGCACAAAGCACACTGACCTAACATAATCAGATGCCCCCGTAAGCTGCAGGGTAGGCTCGTATGCATGCGAAACGTCCCATAACCTCACCACTCTGTCATCGTTCGCCGTCACCAACGTCTTGTTATCTTGATCGTGGAATTTGGTTACGTGCGTAGGATGCGAAGACGCCTGTATAGAAAGAAGCAACGTACGTGGATTGTAACTGTCATACACAGACACAAGACCCGTCGCATCACCAGCAACTAAAAGCTTACCGTCCTGTCTGAACGTAGCAGAGTACACCACATCCTTGAACCTCGAAAACGTCTTAATCACTTGTCTAGTCCGCGAAGAAAAGATTTGTACCCTAGTAGACGACGTAACAGCAAAATCGTGTGGATGTTGTGGATTGAAAGAAACATGCGTCACCGCATTGTGCTCCTTCACGAGCTGAGTAGACGAATACTGTCTCCAGTACCGCTGTTCTGGCGTAGTTTGCTTCGGCAAAACTGGCGCCTTTAAAGGTATCACTCTAGGTCTGGCTGACGACATTCTCTGCTTTTTTTAACGCCTGATATTAACACCCCACAAATGCCTATCAATATCAGCCTCTATCTACTGGGATTGGCCTTCACAACCCCCCCataaaaccaaaatgaATCAACCATTCTTAGTTCATATTCCAAGTGTaatgcgatgcgatgagcttggaatttttttttgggcaGAGAAAGcacgtttctttttgtgaAAAATTATCCGTACAAAATGACATCAAATTGACCAAAGCCTGGGAAATGTGTCAGAAATAGGGTGAATGTCAGGTTTGAAAGGCAATTGTGGAGCGGTGTTGGGTCTCTCACTGTTCTGGTTGAGAGTTCAGGGTAGTGTGGATTCTGAGCTATTTAATGGTATGAAATATGTAAAATTTAGAGTGTGGTTTAGACACGTAAAGTCTCCTTTTTATTATGGAAACGTATCTCTATTTCCACATTTAAACATATATTCtgtataattaattaaatCTATAACAACTACTTGATATAAAAAAGGTTAAAGGAAATAGGAATCAGAGCAGGATTACAGGCGATAAAACAGCACTTGCGAAGCTTTAGTGAAGGTTAATTGATAGCAGGTAAACTGGAGATTAGAATGGCGTCAATAAGTGTGGAAGAAGTGTACGGTCCTGCGCCATCAACGAAGAGAAATTTCACTACCCATCTTTCTTATGATTCAAAGAGCGACAGTTTAGGGTATGGTAGCGGTAGATCTGCGATTTTGCGTTCATTGGATGGGAAATCGGTTGTGCAATTTACTGGGCATGGTACCAGCAATGTTACTGTGGTGAGATTTTCGCCAATTGGTGGATCTCAGTACGTTGTTTCCGGGGACGATTCAGGTAAAGTGATTGTGTGGTCGTGGAATCGGGACGATGCTAGTGGAGAAATCGAGTACAATGTGAAATCTGAGTTCCAGGTGCTTGCAGGGCCTGTAGTTGACATTTCGTGGGACTTTGAAGGGAAGAGGTTGGCTATTGTTGGGGAGGGCCGTGATAGATTTGGTGCTTTTATATCTTGGGATTCTGGGAATTCTTTAGGAGAGGTTTCTGGGCATTCGCAAAGAATCAATGCGGTTCATTTGAAGCAAAGCAGACCCATGCGTGCGTTTTCTGTGAGTGACGATGGTTCAGTTGTGTTTTACCAGGGTCCGCCATTCAAGTTTGCCAGCAGTGACAGAACGCATCACGGACAAGGTAAATTTATTCGTGACATTCGTTTCAGCCCGGGCAATGGGTTGTATGCGGTGTCTGTTGGAAGCGACCGTAAGATCTGCTGTTTTGACGGTAAGACTGGTGAGTTCTTGAAGTATATCGAGTCCAAGGAGTCACCCATTGAGGGAGGTTTGTTTTCCGTTGCTTGGTTGGATGATGGCGAGGGTTCTTCGAGAGTAGTCACTGGTGGTGCCGACGGTTTGGTGAGACTGTGGGACGTTACGAAGGAGTCTGACCCACTTTTGAAGGTTTGGACTTTGGGAGAGGGTCTCTCAAGCCAGGTCGTAGGCCTAGCGGTCACGAAAGAGAACAAGGTTGCCGCATTGACCCTTGATGGGACAATCAACATCCTGTCTTTGGAAGACGACAACGTTGAGTTTATTTACGGCCACAACAAGGGCATTACAGCTTTGACCGTGAATCCGTTGGTGTCTGGATCCTACGACGGTAGAATTGTGACATGGAAGGATGCTACACATGGTGCGGACGTGCCTACTCTCAGCCACGATATCCATACGAACATCGTCTTGGCTGTTGACAACTCCGATAACGAAGTTTCGAGCGTTTCCTGGGACaatactttgaagaacttcaTATACGGTAGTAAGTCTGCTGAAACCAAGTACCATTTCGATCACCAGCCTAAATGCGCAGTCTTTGCAGAGTCAATGCTAGCAGCAGCCACAGAGGATAACAAACTCTTGATCATCGACAACAAGACTGGCCTGTTATCGAAATCTGTAAAGCTTGATAAGCCTATCGCTACTATTGCATTGGGAACCACATACGTGGCAGTAGCCTACGAGCAAACTAACAATGTCCAGATTTTCCAGATCTCGGACCTCTCTGATGTGTTCACGCTCTCCCAGCCATTGCGTGCAACCCCATCTGCTCTTTCG is from Kluyveromyces marxianus DMKU3-1042 DNA, complete genome, chromosome 2 and encodes:
- the UTP15 gene encoding snoRNA-binding rRNA-processing protein UTP15 codes for the protein MSSARPRVIPLKAPVLPKQTTPEQRYWRQYSSTQLVKEHNAVTHVSFNPQHPHDFAVTSSTRVQIFSSRTRQVIKTFSRFKDVVYSATFRQDGKLLVAGDATGLVSVYDSYNPRTLLLSIQASSHPTHVTKFHDQDNKTLVTANDDRVVRLWDVSHAYEPTLQLTGASDYVRSVCFVPNAPHMVVTGSYDGVVRLYDVRSKSDKPTTTLDHGLPVEDITAISPTQLASCGGNGFKVWDLTSDRIICERQNFAKTVTCLNYTNMDTESPMSSVLVASSLDGHVKIFSPLENFEFKFGWKFSNAVLSCAVSPGDAQGNKHFVAGLSSGILAIKTKKKSNKINLADVSSLDDLPLQQQEKSAKSNNFQRMMRGSEYRGDLEHIIHNDKPNPQRKLRQFEKYINQFKWSDALDSAFIPGMAKELTLTVLQELRKRGKIKVALYGRDESSLEPLLNWCLKGIEDVRSAPIVADWIAVVIELYGNDLEKSPVLEEMVITLKKRVREEIYKAKEAQKIEGMLQLLTN
- the AIP1 gene encoding Aip1p, which translates into the protein MASISVEEVYGPAPSTKRNFTTHLSYDSKSDSLGYGSGRSAILRSLDGKSVVQFTGHGTSNVTVVRFSPIGGSQYVVSGDDSGKVIVWSWNRDDASGEIEYNVKSEFQVLAGPVVDISWDFEGKRLAIVGEGRDRFGAFISWDSGNSLGEVSGHSQRINAVHLKQSRPMRAFSVSDDGSVVFYQGPPFKFASSDRTHHGQGKFIRDIRFSPGNGLYAVSVGSDRKICCFDGKTGEFLKYIESKESPIEGGLFSVAWLDDGEGSSRVVTGGADGLVRLWDVTKESDPLLKVWTLGEGLSSQVVGLAVTKENKVAALTLDGTINILSLEDDNVEFIYGHNKGITALTVNPLVSGSYDGRIVTWKDATHGADVPTLSHDIHTNIVLAVDNSDNEVSSVSWDNTLKNFIYGSKSAETKYHFDHQPKCAVFAESMLAAATEDNKLLIIDNKTGLLSKSVKLDKPIATIALGTTYVAVAYEQTNNVQIFQISDLSDVFTLSQPLRATPSALSFSPSQKYLAAGDSSGKIILYDLETKEVKTSRWSFHTSKITSIDWRKPADEDAEEDHVVTASLDTNIFIYSVKRPMKVIKRLNAHKDGVSSALWEDDHTIVSAGVDALIRRWKVEFA